A region from the Triticum urartu cultivar G1812 chromosome 1, Tu2.1, whole genome shotgun sequence genome encodes:
- the LOC125551850 gene encoding leucine-rich repeat receptor-like serine/threonine-protein kinase RGI4 — MGRRSKWWAAALVRCCALVMLCVGSAVVAAVDEQGAALLAWKATLRNGVGALADWKAADASPCRWTGVACNADGGVTELRLEFVDLLGGVPANLAGAVGATLTRLVLTGTNLTGPIPPELGALPALAHLDLSNNALTGSIPSGLCRTGSKLETLYLNSNRLEGAIPDAIGNLTSLRELIVYDNQLGGRIPAAIGRMASLEVLRGGGNKNLHSALPTEIGSCSRLTMVGLAETSITGPLPASLGRLKNLTTLAIYTALLSGPIPRELGRCSSLENIYLYENALSGSIPAELGALKKLKNLLLWQNQLVGIIPPELGSCSELAVIDLSINGLTGHIPASLGKLLSLQELQLSGNKISGTVPPELARCSNLTDLELDNNQITGAIPAELGGLPALRMLYLWANQLTGNIPPELGRCTSLEALDLSTNALTGPIPPSLFQLPRLSKLLLINNELSGQLPAEIGNCTSLDRFRASGNHIAGAIPPEIGMLGSLSFLDLGSNRLSGALPTELSGCRNLTFVDLHDNAIAGMLPAGLFKELLSLQYLDLSYNDISGALPSDIGLLTSLTKLILSGNRLSGAMPPEIGSCSRLQLLDVGGNSLSGHIPGSIGKIPGLEIALNLSCNSFSGSMPSEFAGLVRLGVLDVSHNQLSGDLQALSALQNLVALNVSFNSFSGRLPETAFFAKLPTGDVEGNQALCLSRCSGDVGDSELEARRAARVAMAVLLTALVVLLVAAVLVLFGWRRRGERASEDKDAEMSPPWDVTLYQKLDIGVADVARSLTPANVIGHGWSGAVYRANIPSSGVTVAVKKFQSCDEASVEAFACEISVLPRVRHRNIVRLLGWASNRRTRLLFYDYLPNGTLGGLLHGGATGAAVVEWEVRLAIAVGVAEGLAYLHHDCVPGIIHRDVKADNILLGDRYEACLADFGLARVADDGANSSPPPFAGSYGYIAPEYGCMTKITTKSDVYSFGVVLLEMITGRRTLDPAFGEGQSVVQWVRDHLCRKRDPAEIVDARLQGRPDTQVQEMLQALGIALLCASPRPEDRPTIKDVAALLRGIRHDDGPDARKAGNAERADAKKPISPTKLMALTRPVQTQAQVQARASSGSLGLLNNRDG, encoded by the exons ATGGGTAGGCGGAGCAAATGGTGGGCGGCGGCGCTCGTCAGGTGCTGCGCGCTTGTCATGCTGTGCGTGGGCAgcgccgtcgtcgccgccgtGGACGAGCAGGGCGCCGCGCTGCTCGCGTGGAAGGCGACGCTGCGCAACGGGGTTGGCGCGCTGGCGGACTGGAAGGCCGCGGACGCCTCGCCGTGCCGGTGGACCGGCGTGGCGTGCAATGCCGACGGCGGCGTCACCGAGCTGCGCCTGGAGTTTGTCGACCTCCTCGGCGGCGTCCCGGCCAACCTGGCCGGCGCCGTCGGCGCCACGCTGACCCGGCTCGTCCTCACCGGCACGAACCTGACGGGCCCGATCCCGCCGGAGCTCGGCGCGCTGCCCGCGCTGGCGCACCTTGACCTCAGCAACAATGCGCTCACCGGGTCGATACCGTCCGGGCTGTGCCGGACGGGGAGCAAGCTCGAGACGCTCTACCTCAACTCCAACCGGCTGGAGGGCGCCATCCCGGACGCCATCGGCAACCTCACGTCGCTCCGGGAGCTCATCGTCTACGACAACCAGCTCGGCGGCAGGATTCCGGCCGCCATTGGCCGCATGGCCAGCCTCGAGGTGCTCCGCGGCGGCGGCAACAAGAACCTCCACAGCGCGCTCCCCACGGAGATTGGAAGCTGCTCCAGGCTCACCATGGTCGGCCTCGCCGAGACCAGCATCACCGGCCCGCTCCCTGCGAGCCTCGGCCGCCTCAAGAACCTCACCACGCTGGCCATCTACACGGCGCTGCTCTCTGGCCCGATACCCAGAGAGCTCGGCCGGTGCAGCAGCCTGGAGAACATCTACCTCTACGAGAACGCGCTATCCGGGTCCATCCCGGCGGAGCTCGGCGCGCTCAAGAAGCTCAAGAACCTGCTGCTGTGGCAGAACCAGCTCGTCGGCATCATCCCGCCGGAGCTCGGCTCGTGCAGCGAGCTCGCGGTGATCGACCTGTCGATCAACGGGCTCACCGGCCACATCCCGGCGTCGCTCGGGAAACTCTTGTCGCTGCAGGAGTTGCAGCTCAGCGGGAACAAGATCTCCGGCACGGTGCCGCCGGAGCTGGCCCGGTGCAGCAACCTCACAGACCTCGAGCTCGACAACAACCAGATCACGGGCGCCATCCCCGCCGAGCTTGGCGGCCTCCCGGCGTTGCGCATGCTTTACCTGTGGGCCAACCAGCTGACCGGAAACATCCCGCCGGAGCTCGGCCGGTGCACTAGCCTCGAGGCGCTCGACCTGTCGACCAATGCTCTGACCGGGCCGATCCCACCGTCGCTCTTCCAGCTTCCACGGCTGTCCAAGCTGCTCCTCATCAACAACGAACTCTCCGGCCAGTTGCCAGCGGAGATTGGCAATTGCACGTCCCTCGACCGGTTCCGGGCAAGCGGCAACCACATCGCCGGCGCGATACCCCCGGAAATCGGCATGCTTGGGAGCCTCAGCTTCCTGGACCTGGGCTCCAACCGGCTGTCCGGTGCTCTCCCCACGGAGTTGTCGGGATGCCGGAACCTCACGTTCGTCGACCTCCACGACAATGCCATCGCCGGCATGCTGCCGGCAGGACTCTTCAAGGAATTGCTCTCGCTCCAGTACCTCGACCTCTCCTACAATGACATCTCCGGCGCGCTCCCGTCCGACATCGGCCTACTCACTTCGTTGACAAAGCTCATTCTCAGCGGCAACCGGCTATCCGGAGCGATGCCACCGGAGATCGGCTCGTGCTCCCGCCTCCAGCTCCTAGACGTCGGCGGCAACTCGCTCTCCGGTCACATTCCGGGGAGCATCGGCAAGATTCCGGGATTGGAGATCGCCCTTAACCTCAGCTGCAACAGCTTCTCCGGCTCGATGCCATCGGAGTTCGCAGGGCTCGTGAGGCTTGGGGTGCTCGACGTGTCACACAACCAGCTCTCCGGCGATCTCCAGGCGCTGTCCGCGCTCCAGAACCTCGTGGCGCTCAACGTCTCCTTCAACAGCTTCTCCGGCCGGCTTCCAGAGACGGCGTTCTTCGCGAAGCTCCCGACCGGCGACGTCGAGGGCAACCAGGCGCTGTGTCTCTCGCGGTGCTCTGGCGACGTCGGCGACAGTGAGCTCGAGGCACGCCGCGCCGCCCGTGTCGCGATGGCCGTGCTGCTCACCGCCCTCGTCGTCCTCCTGGTGGCCGCGGTGCTCGTCCTGTTCGGGTGGCGCCGGCGCGGCGAGCGTGCCAGCGAGGACAAGGACGCTGAGATGTCGCCGCCGTGGGACGTGACGCTGTACCAGAAGCTGGACATCGGCGTGGCCGACGTGGCCCGCAGCCTCACTCCGGCGAACGTGATCGGACACGGGTGGTCCGGCGCGGTGTACCGTGCCAACATCCCGTCGTCCGGCGTCACGGTCGCCGTGAAGAAATTCCAGTCATGCGACGAGGCGTCCGTGGAGGCGTTCGCGTGCGAGATCAGCGTGCTGCCCCGGGTGCGCCACCGCAACATCGTCCGGCTGCTGGGATGGGCGTCCAACCGCCGGACGCGACTCCTCTTCTACGACTACCTCCCGAACGGCACTCTCGGCGGCCTTCTGCACGGGGGCGCGACCGGCGCCGCCGTCGTGGAGTGGGAGGTGCGGCTCGCGATCGCCGTGGGCGTGGCCGAGGGCCTCGCTTACCTCCACCACGACTGCGTGCCGGGGATCATCCACCGTGACGTCAAGGCCGACAACATCCTCCTCGGCGACCGCTACGAGGCTTGCCTCGCCGACTTCGGCCTGGCACGAGTCGCCGATGACGGCGCCAACTCGTCGCCTCCGCCGTTCGCCGGATCCTACGGCTACATCGCTCCCG AGTACGGCTGCATGACCAAGATCACAACCAAGAGCGACGTGTACAGCTTCGGCGTGGTGCTGCTGGAGATGATCACGGGGCGGCGCACGCTGGACCCGGCGTTCGGCGAGGGGCAGAGCGTGGTGCAGTGGGTGCGCGACCACCTGTGCCGGAAGCGCGACCCGGCGGAGATCGTGGACGCGAGGCTGCAAGGCCGGCCGGACACGCAGGTCCAGGAGATGCTGCAAGCCCTCGGCATCGCGCTGCTCTGCGCCAGCCCGCGCCCCGAGGACCGGCCGACCATCAAGGACGTGGCGGCGCTGCTACGCGGCATCCGGCACGACGACGGCCCCGACGCGCGGAAGGCCGGGAATGCAGAGCGGGCCGATGCGAAGAAGCCCATCTCACCCACCAAACTTATGGCTCTCACCAGGCCGGTCCAAACCCAGGCCCAGGTCCAGGCCCGAGCGAGTTCAGGTTCCCTGGGCCTACTCAACAACCGGGACGGATAG